A single genomic interval of Argopecten irradians isolate NY chromosome 8, Ai_NY, whole genome shotgun sequence harbors:
- the LOC138329174 gene encoding uncharacterized protein: MDAYLFLLTSVSMNKRIYHMETAVAKAIFEDSSLIHGGLRRLNLTDYDVMIGAVNESNSHWTLCAVYPKQRRLIYVNPLGETQAKKDLILMNWRRFLQYRYNIGIDSPPAASKWLLDTQCHIKQYDSVSCGIYVLKFAEDLLSDQPLRFKSAPKDILSIRLGIATQLLEISEPLDSYCRECCLTDTSDCLWIQCDSCPKWFHRSCVDIPRHKRTSEIQTNPYLCRFCLKDYEPMNKVQQHGRSRQLRTNPQKTRKRSSFIYGTPRKMNSNNKENGDKNITASRPKRQRLMSPTAENMKAMQKEQKKSITTTRNRLAPPSDSEQKAWDEELKKEDEMIWD; this comes from the exons ATGGATGCGTACCTATTTCTTTTAACATCAGTGTCCATG AACAAAAGAATATATCACATGGAGACAGCAGTAGCCAAAGCCATTTTTGAAGATTCAAGTTTGATTCATGGTGGACTAAGACGG TTAAATTTGACTGACTATGATGTCATGATTGGGGCCGTTAATGAAAGCAATTCGCACTGGACACTGTGTGCCGTGTATCCAAAACAAAGGAGACTGATCTATGTAAACCCACTCGGAGAAACGCAGGCCAAGAAAGATTTGATCCTAATGAATTGGAG GCGATTTCTACAATACCGGTACAATATTGGCATTGACAGCCCTCCAGCAGCATCAAAGTGGCTTCTAGACACACAATGTCATATAAAACAGTATGACTCTGTATCTTGTGGGATATATGTTTTGAAG TTTGCAGAAGATTTGTTGTCAGACCAACCTTTGCGTTTCAAATCCGCTCCAAAGGATATACTTTCCATAAGACTTGGGATAGCAACACAGTTGCTAGAAATATCAG AGCCACTTGATAGCTATTGCAGGGAGTGTTGTCTGACTGACACATCAGACTGTCTCTGG ATTCAATGTGACTCATGTCCGAAGTGGTTTCACCGATCCTGTGTGGATATTCCAAGGCATAAACGGACAtcagagatacagacaaatcCATACCTGTGCAGGTTTTGCCTCAAAGATTATGAACCTATG AACAAGGTACAGCAACATGGAAGGAGTCGTCAACTACGGACAAACCCTCAAAAG ACCAGGAAGAGAAGCTCTTTCATTTATGGAACACCAAGAAAGA TGAACAGTAATAACAAAGAAAATGGAGACAAG AATATTACTGCTAGCAGACCGAAAAGACAACGGTTAATGTCACCTACAgctgaaaatatgaaagctatgCAAAAGGAACAGAAGAAA AGTATCACAACAACAAGAAATCGATTAGCGCCACCTAGTGATTCAGAACAGAAAGCTTGGGATGAGGAACTGAAGAAA GAAGATGAAATGATTTGGGACTAA